The genomic region GGGCGTGGCAGGCGGCGATGGCGGCCTGGAGCGCGTAGGGGCCGAGCGCGCCCCCCAGCCGCTGGGCCCGGGCCAGCGCCGCCATCCCCCGGCGGATGAGGAGCCGGTTCCAGCGGCCGCGGTCCTGGTCGAGGAGGAGGATCGGCTCCCCGGTGGGCCCCACCCGGGCGCGTGAGCGCGACGCCTGGATCTCCAGCAGCGCGACCAGGCCGTGGACCTCCGGCTCCACCGGCATCAGCCCTGCGAGGATGCGGGCGAGGCGGAGCGCGTCCTCGCAGAGCGCGGGTCGCATCCAGTCGTCGCCGGCCGTCGCCGAGTAGCCCTCGTTGAAGACGAGGTAGATCACCTCGAGCACCGGCGCCAGCCGGGCGGCGAGCTCGGGCCCCGCGGGCACCTCGAAGGGGACCCGCGCCTCGGCGAGGGTCCGCTTCGCGCGGACGATCCGCTGGGCCACCGTCGACCGCGGGACCAGGAAGGCGCGCGCGATCTCCTCGGTGGTGAGTCCGCCGACCAGGCGGAGGGTGAGCGCCACCCGCGCCTCGGTGGCCAGCACCGGGTGGCAGGAGATCAGCATCAGGGTCAGCAGGTCGTCGCCGCCGTCCCCCCCGGCGCCGGTGTCGAGCTCGCGGCCGATCTCCTGGTGCTTGCGATCGAGCCGCTCGCGGCGGCGGAGCAGGTCGATGGCGCGGTGCTTCGCCGTGGCCATGAGCCAGGCGCCCGGGTTGACCGGGACGCCGGACTCCGGCCACTGCTCCAGGGCGGCGACGAAGGCGTCCTGGGCGAGTTCCTCAGCGACGGCGACGTCGCGCACCATCCGCGCCAGGCCGGCGATGAGCCGGGGCGACTCGATCCGGAAGACCGCGTCGATGGCGAGATGGGGCTCCGGCGCCGGCACCGCGTGTCCTCTCATCCTCTGGGCGCTGACGCGCCCCATGGTAGGGGGGCTGCGGGCCGGGCTACTCGGGGACGCAGGCCTCGAGATAGAAGCCGGCGATCAGGGCGTGGCCGCCGTCGGTGGGGTGGATGTCGCCGCTGCGCACCCAGGTGAGCTCGCCGCAGCGCCCCCGGAAGCGGCCGCTCACCTCGATGAGGCGGAGGCGGCGGACCGCGGCGGCGTCGCGGATGATCCTGTTGAAGCCGCCGCCGGTGGACCGTCGAGGGGCCATGCGGTGCGCCTCGGCGCCGTGGTTGCCCCCCTCGACGACATCGGGCTCGAAGGGCATGTACACGGTCTGGATGCAGCCCACCTCGACCAGCGACGAGCCGGTGGCCCGGAGCGCGGCGTCGAGCCGGGAGAGGATCACCCCGAGGTTGGCCTGGAACTGCCGGCGCGCCTCCCCGTCGCCGAGCAGCGCCGCCTCCATGATGTCGTTGCCGCCGATGCAGAGCGCCAGCGGGCTCACCCGGCCGCCGCTCCGCGCCACCGTGGCGATCAGCTCCTCGGCGCGCTCGAGCTGGCCGCTGGGGAGGAGC from Candidatus Dormiibacterota bacterium harbors:
- a CDS encoding DUF6596 domain-containing protein translates to MRGHAVPAPEPHLAIDAVFRIESPRLIAGLARMVRDVAVAEELAQDAFVAALEQWPESGVPVNPGAWLMATAKHRAIDLLRRRERLDRKHQEIGRELDTGAGGDGGDDLLTLMLISCHPVLATEARVALTLRLVGGLTTEEIARAFLVPRSTVAQRIVRAKRTLAEARVPFEVPAGPELAARLAPVLEVIYLVFNEGYSATAGDDWMRPALCEDALRLARILAGLMPVEPEVHGLVALLEIQASRSRARVGPTGEPILLLDQDRGRWNRLLIRRGMAALARAQRLGGALGPYALQAAIAACHARARTPAETDWEGIAALYDALAQLAPSPVVELNRGVAVAMAVGPAAGLEIVDGLAAEPSLRAYHLLPAVRGDLLARL
- a CDS encoding SGNH/GDSL hydrolase family protein, whose translation is MTDQPTPAAVFGEATGTPVPVGTVLLALGDSIAAGIGASHVSSGCMSVLGDALRARWGGLALVNLAIPGESSASMLLPSGQLERAEELIATVARSGGRVSPLALCIGGNDIMEAALLGDGEARRQFQANLGVILSRLDAALRATGSSLVEVGCIQTVYMPFEPDVVEGGNHGAEAHRMAPRRSTGGGFNRIIRDAAAVRRLRLIEVSGRFRGRCGELTWVRSGDIHPTDGGHALIAGFYLEACVPE